The following are from one region of the bacterium genome:
- a CDS encoding PIN domain protein, with protein sequence MKIYLDNCCFNRPFDDQSQLRIKLETEAKLRIQEEIRAGKFQLCWSYILDYENNKNPFAERKRQISRWKRYAVSDVSENSAILKKANLLNRKGFQKIDSLHIACAVYQRCKYFLTADDKILKKADVDKEIKIIDIFSFIKEVSL encoded by the coding sequence ATGAAGATATATCTTGATAACTGTTGTTTTAATCGACCATTTGACGACCAATCACAGTTACGAATTAAACTTGAAACAGAAGCAAAATTAAGAATTCAAGAAGAAATTCGAGCAGGAAAATTCCAACTATGTTGGTCATATATTTTAGACTACGAGAACAATAAGAATCCTTTTGCAGAGAGAAAAAGGCAAATTAGTAGATGGAAAAGATATGCTGTAAGCGATGTTTCAGAGAATAGTGCAATATTAAAAAAAGCTAATTTGCTGAATCGTAAAGGTTTTCAAAAAATTGATTCATTACATATAGCCTGTGCAGTTTATCAACGCTGCAAATATTTCTTAACAGCTGATGATAAGATATTAAAGAAGGCTGATGTAGATAAAGAGATAAAGATTATTGATATATTTAGTTTTATCAAGGAGGTATCTTTATGA
- a CDS encoding DUF4268 domain-containing protein: protein MTLSRLKKIDLREQWSREPTDFTNWLAEDENLQLLGDEIGIDISLIQTEASVGKFNVDIFAEEENTGKKIVIENQLESTDHDHLGKLITYASGFDAEIVIWIVKDVRDEHKQAIDWLNEHTDDKINLFAIKMELWQIDNSPFAPKFQIVSKPNDWAKAIKKSTSQSGLSDTKLMQLEFWTRFKEYAQNNNSSLRLRKAYPQHWYDISIGNSKAHLALIVDTQNNQLRCELYIPDSKELFHALCNYKDDISREIDSSLEWMELVGKKASRIKTTFDIDVINNDNWEQSFAWLMNQSHKFQSVFGKYLKKI from the coding sequence ATGACACTATCAAGACTAAAAAAAATTGATTTACGTGAACAGTGGAGCCGTGAACCTACGGATTTTACAAATTGGCTTGCAGAGGATGAAAATCTACAACTTTTAGGTGATGAGATTGGTATCGACATTTCATTGATTCAGACAGAAGCAAGTGTTGGCAAATTCAATGTTGACATTTTTGCAGAGGAAGAAAATACTGGAAAGAAAATCGTTATTGAGAATCAGCTTGAAAGCACCGACCACGATCATTTAGGGAAACTTATTACATACGCTTCAGGGTTTGATGCAGAAATTGTTATTTGGATTGTGAAAGATGTAAGAGATGAGCATAAGCAAGCTATTGATTGGTTAAACGAACATACTGATGACAAAATAAACCTATTTGCAATAAAAATGGAACTTTGGCAAATAGATAATTCTCCCTTCGCTCCCAAATTTCAAATTGTTTCTAAACCTAATGACTGGGCAAAAGCTATTAAAAAATCAACAAGTCAATCAGGTCTTTCTGATACAAAACTGATGCAACTTGAGTTTTGGACTCGATTCAAAGAATATGCTCAGAATAATAATAGTTCCCTTCGGCTCAGAAAGGCATATCCGCAACACTGGTATGATATCAGTATTGGTAACTCAAAAGCCCATCTTGCTTTGATTGTGGATACCCAGAATAATCAATTAAGGTGTGAGCTTTACATTCCAGATTCCAAAGAGCTTTTTCATGCATTATGCAATTATAAAGATGATATTTCTAGAGAAATTGATAGTAGCCTCGAATGGATGGAACTAGTAGGGAAAAAAGCAAGCAGAATTAAAACGACTTTTGATATTGATGTAATTAACAATGATAATTGGGAACAGAGCTTTGCTTGGTTGATGAATCAGTCTCATAAGTTTCAGTCTGTTTTTGGCAAATATTTAAAGAAAATATGA